The DNA segment ATCGCCGGCGCCGGCTGGATCGGCCTGGAGGTCGCGGCGGCGGCCCGCGAGTACGGCGCCGAGGTCACCGTGATCGAGCCGGAGCCGACGCCGCTGCACGGAGTGCTGGGCCCCGAGCTGGGCGGGCTCTTCGCCGAGCTGCACCGTGAGCGCGGGGTGCGCTTCCACTTCGGGCGGCGGCTGACGGAGATCGTCGGCCAGGACGGCATGGTGCTGGCCGCCCGCACGGACGACGGCGAGGAGCACCCCGCGCACGACGTCCTGGCGGCCATCGGCGCCGCCCCGCGCACCTCGCTGGCGGAATCGGCAGGACTGGAGATCGCCCACCGCGCCTACGGCCGCGGCGTCGTGGTCGACGAGCGGCTGCGCACCTCCGACCCCGACATCTACGCGGCCGGCGACGTCGCCTCCTTCCCGCACGCCCTCTTCGACACCCGGCTGCGCGTGGAGCACTGGGCCAACGCGCTGAACGGCGGCCCGGCGGCGGCGCGCGCGATGCTCGGCCGCGACGTCACCTACGACCGCGTGCCCTACTTCTTCTCCGACCAGTACGACGTGGGGATGGAGTACAGCGGATGGGCGCCGCCGGGGTCGTACGACGAGGTGGTGATCCGCGGGGACGCCGGGAAGCGGGAGTTCATCGCGTTCTGGGTGAAGGACGGCCGGGTGCTGGCCGGGATGAACGTGAACGTGTGGGACGTCACAGACCCCATTCAGCAGCTGATCCGCTCGAAGGCGCAGGTGAACACGGACGCCTTGGCCGACCCGCACATTCCACTCGAAAACCTCGCACCATAGCTGTCAGTCCACCACCGTAGAATTCACGCGTGGCAGGACGGATCAATGACGAGGACGTGAAGGCGGTACGGGACGCGGTCCCGATCGACGCCGTGGTGTCCGAGTACCTCCAGCTGCGCAACGCCGGGGGCGGGAACCTCAAAGGGCTGTGCCCCTTCCATGACGAGAAGTCGCCGTCCTTCCAGGTCAGCCCGAGCAAGGGGTTCTTCCACTGCTTCGGCTGCCAGGAGGGCGGCGACACCATCACGTTCGTGATGAAGGTCGACCACCTCTCCTTCTCCGAGGCGGTCGAGCGGCTCGCCGCCCAGGCCGGCATCACCCTGCGCTACGAGGAGGGCGGGTACAACCCGTCGCACCAGCGCGGCGAGCGGATCCGCCTGGTCGAGGCCCACAAGATCGCCGCCGAGTGGTACGCCGAGCAGCTGGCGAGCAGCCCCGAGGCCGACACCGGCCGGATCTTCCTCGCCGACCGCGGCTTCGACCAGGCCGCCGCCGTCCACTTCGGCGTCGGCTACAGCCCTCAGGGCTGGGACCACCTGACCCGCTATCTGCGCGGCAAGGGCTTCACCGACAAGGAACTTCTCCTGTCCGGGCTGTCGCAGGAGGGCCGCCGCGGCCCCATCGACCGCTTCCGGGGCCGCTTGATGTGGCCGATCCGCGACATCGGCGGCGACGTGGTCGGCTTCGGCGCCCGCAAGCTGTACGAAGCGGACAACGGACCCAAGTACCTCAACACCCCCGACACGGCGATCTACAAGAAGTCCAACGTCCTCTACGGCATCGACCTCGCCAAGAAGGACATCGCGAAGTCCAGCCGCGCGGTCGTCGTCGAGGGCTACACGGACGTCATGGCCTGCCACCTCGCCGGCGTCACCACCGCCATCGCCACCTGCGGTACCGCCTTCGGCGGCGACCACATCAAGATCCTGCGCCGACTGCTCATGGACAACGGCTCGGCCCGCGTCATCTTCACCTTCGACGGCGACGCGGCCGGCCAGAAGGCGGCCCTGCGCGCCTTCGAGGACGACCAGAAGTTCGCGGCGGAGACGTACATCGCCATCGCGCCGGACGGCATGGACCCCTGCGAACTGCGCCTGGCGAAGGGCGACGACGCGGTCGCCGACCTGGCCGAGCCCCGCACCCCGCTCTTCGAGTTCGCACTGCGCCAGATCGTCCTTCGCTACGACCTCGACACCCCCGCGGGCCGCGCCGCCGCGCTGGACGAGGCGGCCCCGATCGTCGCCCGCATCAAGAACAGCGGCGCCCAGCACGAGGTGGCCGTCCAGCTCGCCGGCATGCTCGGCATCCTGGACACCCAGTTCGTCGTCAAGCGGGTGGCACAGCTGGCGCGTTGGGCACGCGACCGGGGCGGCCGCGGCCCGGCCCCGCAGTCCCGCGACACCCGTCAGTACGACGCCGCCCCCGGCCCCCGCACCTCCGGCCCCGCCCTCACCCTGCGCAACCCGGTCTACGCCACCGAGCGCGAGCTCCTCAAACTCGCCCTCCAGCGCCCCGAGTTGGCCTCCCCGGCCTTCGACGCGTACGGCGTCGACGAGTTCACCGCCGCGCCCTACGCCGCCGTACGCCAGACGATCATGGACGCGGGCGGTGCGGAGTACGGCATCCAGGACCCGCAGGAGTACCTGGTCCGCGTCCGCGAGGCGGCCCCCGACGACCAGGTCCGGGCGATGGTCACGGAGCTGGCGGTCGAGCCGATCATGCGCCGCACCGTGGACGAGGTGTACGCGGGCACGGTGCTGGTCCAGGTCCGCCGCCGCGCCGTGGAGCGCCGGATCCGCGACGTCCAGTCCCAGATGACCCGCCTGTCGACGGGCGGCGACCCCGCCCAACTGGCCGCCGTGCAGAACGAACTGTGGGTGCTGCAGCAGTACGACCAGGCATTGCAGGGGCAGGGCGCCGCAGCGCTCTGACGGATCCGCGGGCATCCGCTACGGCGGGGTATCCACGCGGTCACGGACCGGACGCAAAAAGTCACCGCACGCCCCTCGTGGCGGCGATGTGTCGTACTCCACACTGGGTTCCGGTGCCTGAGTCCTCGGAGCGCGGCCGATCCGTTCCCACGGGTCCCACACCCCCGCGGTTCCGCTCATCGCGTACGGGACGGACAGCGGCGAGGCCGCCGACTCCGCCCTCGAAGCAGCGCTGCCGTATGCCTCGGCAGCGATCATCCTGGAGGTCGCCCCCGTGCAGACCCAGACCCTGATCGAGACCGACAAGAGTACGGACGGCACGGAGCCGGACGCGGAGACCGGCGTGCTCGTCGCGGTCCCGCCGCAGAGCCGTGTCGCGCACCACCCCGAGGCGGAGCCGGAGGCCTCGCCCGAGCCCGCGGAGCCGCCCGCCGGGGCGCTGGACGGCGCCGACGCCGCCGAGCCGGTGGAAGCACCGCCGCCGGCCCGCTCTCGCGCCGCCGACACCAGCGGACCCTCCTCCGACCTGTTCCGCCAGTACCTGCGGGAGATCGGCCGCATCCCCCTGCTCACCGCGGCCGAGGAGGTCGAACTCGCCCGCCGCGTCGAGGCCGGCCTGTTCGCCGAGGAGAGGCTGGGCAACGCCCCCGACCTGGAGAGCCGCCTCGCCCTCGACCTGGACCGCCTGGTCGTCATGGGCCGGATGGCCAAGCGCCGCCTGATCGAGGCGAACCTGCGCCTCGTCGTGTCCGTCGCGAAGAGGTACGTCGGCCGCGGGCTGACCATGCTCGACCTCGTCCAGGAGGGGAACCTCGGCCTGATCCGGGCCGTCGAGAAGTTCGACTACGCCCGTGGCTACAAGTTCTCGACGTACGCCACCTGGTGGATCCGCCAGGCGATGTCCCGCGCCCTCGCCGACCAGGCCCGCACGATCCGAGTGCCGGTCCACGTCGTCGAGTTGATCAACCGGGTCGTCCGCGTCCAGCGCCGCATGCTCCAGGAGCGCGGCTACGAACCGACGCCGGAAGAGGTGGCCGCCCACCTCGACCTCGCGCCCGAGCGGGTCAGCGAGGTGCTGCGGCTGGCCCAGGAACCGGTGTCGCTGCACGCGCCGGTGGGCGAGGAGGACGACGTGGCGCTCGGCGACCTCATCGAGGACGGCGACGCGACGTCACCCGTGGAGTCGGCGGCGTTCCTGCTGCTCAGGGAGCACCTGGAGGTGGTGCTGTCGACACTGGGGGAGCGAGAGCGGAAGGTCGTTCAGCTGAGGTATGGCCTGGCGGACGGCCGCCCCCGCACGTTGGAGGAGATAGGCCGCATCTTCGGGGTGACGCGGGAGCGGATCAGGCAGATCGAGTCGAAGACTCTCAATAAGCTGCGGGACCATGCCTTTGCGGATCAGCTGCGGGGTTATCTGGACTGACGCCGTCTGCGGGCCCGGTGGGGGCTTGTCGCGCAGTTCCCCGCGCCCCTTAGGTACGTGCAGCTAGCGCCCCTTCAGGGGCGCGGGGAACTGCGCGACCAGCCACAACGGGCCCGCAGCCGTCAGTCCACCTCCGCCACCGCCTGCGCGAACTGCGCCTTGTACAACCGCGCATACGCCCCGTCGGCCGCCAACAGCTCCCCGTGCGCACCCTGTTCCACGATCGAACCGTTCTCCATGACCAGGATCGTGTCCGCGTCCCGGATCGTCGACAACCGATGCGCGATCACGAACGACGTCCGCCCATGCGCGAGCTTCGCCATCGCCTTCTGGATCAACACCTCCGTACGGGTGTCGACAGACGAGGTCGCCTCGTCCAGCACCAGGATCACCGGATCGGACAGGAACGCCCGAGCGATGGTGATCAGCTGCTTCTCACCGGCACTGACCCCGCTGCCGTCGTCGTCGATCACCGTGTCGTACCCGTCGGGCAGCGTACGGATGAACCGGTCGGCGTGGGCGGCCCGCGCCGCCTCCTCGATCTCGCCCCGGGTGACGTCCCGAGCGGCGCCGTACGCGATGTTCTCCGCGATCGTGCCGCCGAACAGCCAGGTGTCCTGCAGCACCATCCCGATCCCGGCCCGCAGTTCGTCCCGGGACATCCGGGCGATGTCGGCCCCGTCGAGGGTGATGCGCCCGGACGAGACGTCGTAGAAGCGCATCAGCAGGTTCACGAGAGTCGTCTTGCCGGCGCCCGTCGGGCCCACGATCGCGACCGTGTGGCCGGGCTCCACCGTCAGCGACAGGTCCTCGATCAGCGGCTTCTCCGGGTCGTACCGGAAGGACACGCCCTCCAGCGCCACCCGCCCGCGCAGCTCCTCCGGCCGCACACCCGGCACGGGATCCGCGTCCTGCTCCTCGGCGTCCAGCAGCTCGAAGATCCGCTCCGCCGACGCGACACCCGACTGCACCAGGTTCGCCATCGACGCGACCTGCGTCAGCGGCATCGAGAACTGCCGCGAGTACTGGATGAAGGCCTGCACGTCACCGATGGACAGCGAGCCGGACGCCACCCGCAGCCCGCCGACCACCGCGACCAGGACGTAGTTGATGTTCGACACGAACAGCATCAGCGGCTGCATGACCCCGCTGTTGAACTGCGCCTTGAACCCGGCCTCGTACAGCGCCTCGTTCTGCTCGGCGAACTGCTGCGCCGACTCCTCCTGCCGCCCGAACACCTTCACCAGGGTGTGCCCGGTGTACATCTCCTCGACGTGCGCGTTGAGCTTGCCGGTGGTCCGCCACTGCTGCACGAAGTGCGGCTGCGACCGCTTGCCGACGCGGGTGGCGACCACGAACGACAGCGGCACGGTCACCAGCGCGACCAGCGCCAGCAGCCATGACACCCAGAACATCATCGCCAGCACACCGATGATGGTGAGCACGGAGTTGATGAGCTGGCCCATCGACTGCTGGAGGGTCTGCCCGATGTTGTCGATGTCGTTGGTGGCCCGGGACAGCACCTCGCCGCGCCGGCTCTTGTCGAAGTACGACAGCGGCAGCCGCGACAGCTTCGTCTGGACATCCTCCCGCATCCGGAACATCGTCCGGTTCACGGCCCGGTTCACCAGCCGCGTCGCCACCGCCATCAGCAGACCGGCGACGAGGAACACGATGAGCGCGAAGATCAGTACGTTCCCCACCGCGCCGAAGTCGATGCCCTGGCCCGGCGTGAAGTCGGTGCTGCGCAGCATGTCGGCGATCCGGTCGTCGCCGCGCTCCCGCATGGCCGCGAGGACCTGCTCCTTGCTCATCCCGGACTCGAACTGCCGCCCGACGATGCCCGCGAAGACCAGGTCGGTGGCGGCACCGAGGATCTTCGGCCCGGCGACCGACAGGCCCACGCTCACGACCACGCAGACCAGCAGCGCGTAGATGGTGACCCGCTCGGGCTTGAAATGCGCGACCAGCCGCCTGCCCGACACCTTGAAGTCCAGCGAGCGCTGATCGGGGCCGCCGCCGGCCATCATCCGCCCCATCGGCCCGGCCATCAGGCAGCCTCCGCTTCCGTCAGCTGGGAGAGCACGATCTCCCGGTAGGTCTCGTTGTCCGCCATCAGCTCGTGGTGCCGGCCCGTGCCGACGACCTGCCCCTCGTCGAGCACGACGATCCGGTCCGCGTCCCGGATGGTCGCCACCCGCTGGGCGACGATGACGACGGTCGCCTCGGCGGTCTCGCGCCCGAGCGCCGCACGCAGGGCGGCGTCGGTGGCGTAGTCGAGGGCGGAGAAGGAGTCGTCGAAGAGATAGATCTCCGGACGCTGGACCAGCGTCCGCGCGATCGCCAGCCGCTGCCGCTGACCACCGGAGACATTGGTCCCGCCCTGCGAGACGGGAGCGTTCAGCCCGCCCTCCAGCCGCTGGACGAACTCCTTGGCCTGCGCCACCTCGAGCGCCTGCCACAGCTCCTCGTCCGTCGCGTCCGGATTGCCGTAGCGCAAGTTGGTCGCCACCGTCCCGGCGAACAGATACGGCTTCTGCGGCACCAGCCCGACGGTCCTGGCCAGCAGCTGGGGATCGATGGCCGCCACGTCCTCCCCGTCCACGAGCACCCGCCCGTCGGTCGCGTCGAACAGCCGCGGGACGAGCCCCAGCAGGGTCGACTTCCCGCTGCCCGTCGAGCCGATGACGGCGGTCGTCTCGCCCGGCAGCGCGACCAGGTCGATCGACTTCAGCACCGGCTCCTCGGCACCCGGGTAGCGGAACCCGGCACCCCGGATCTCCAGATGACCGTGCCGGCGCAGCTCCCGCACCGGCGCGACCGGCGGCACCACGCTCGACGACGTGTCCAGGACCTCCTGGATGCGCTCGGCGCAGACCTCCGCGCGCGGCACCATCATGAACATGAAGGTGGCCATCATCACGGACATGACGATCTGCATGAGATAGGCGAGGAAGGCCGTCAGGTCACCGATCTGCATCCCGCCGCTGTCGATGCGATGGGCACCGAACCACACCACCGCGATCGAGGACAGGTTCACCACCGTCATGACGATCGGGAACATCAGCGCGAGCAGCTTGCCGGTGCCCGTCGCCATCTCGGTGAGCTCGACGTTGGCCTTGCGGAAGCGCTGCTGCTCGTACTCGTCGCGGACGAAGGCACGGATCACGCGGTTGCCGGTGATCTGCTCGCGCAGCACCCGGTTCACCGTGTCGAGACGCACCTGCATGGTCCGGAACAGCGGCCGCAGCCGCCGCACGATCAAGGTCACGCTGATGCCGAGGACCGGCACCACGGCCACCAGCACCGCGGACAGCGGCACGTCCAGGCCGAGGGCGAGCACGATGCCGCCCACGCACATGATCGGCGCCGACACCATCAGCGTGAACGTCATCAGCGCCAGCATCTGCACCTGCTGGACGTCATTGGTCGTCCGGGTGATCAGCGAGGGCGCGCCGAAGTGCCCCACCTCACGCGCCGAGAACGACTGCACCCGGTCGAAGACGGCGGCCCGCACGTCCCGGCCGAGCGCCGCCGCGGTACGGGCGCCGTAGTACACGGCACCGATGTTGCACACGACCTGCGCCAGCGAGATGCCGATCATCAGGGCGCCGTAGGACAGGATGTAGCCGGTGTCGCCGGTGACGACGCCCTTGTCGATGATGTCCGCGTTCAGCGTGGGCAGGTAGAGCGTGGCGCAGGTCTGCAGGAACTGCAGCAGCACCAGCCAGGCGATGGGTTTTCGGTAGGGCCTGAGGTAGGTCCGCAGAAGTCGTATGAGCACGCTGCTTCTCTCGGCGTCGACGAAGGGGCGATTGGTTGCCCCTGGCCCCTATCGTCGGACACTCCGGCCGCGTTACCTCAACCGATTAATCCGTCAGCGCCGCTTCATACGGCCTTCCGGGTGCGAACTCCCTCGAACTCCTACCGGTCTCTTACCTTCCACCTGGGGCCGGCGGCCATCGCTACGCCCGGAACGCCCCCGGATGTGTCTGCTCCCGCACCGACACGAACTGCTGCCGCACCGCCTGCCCCACCGCCAGCTCCTCACCGGGCTCCAGGACCTGCGCGGCCGCGCCCTGCCAGACCGGCGGGGTCCGCGGGTCGAGCGTGCCCTGCGACACACCCAGCGCCCAGGCGGCCTGCCGGGCCGCGCCGATCGCCGCGTAGTCCGCGGGCTGCGGTACGACGACCTGCGCACCGAAGAGCATGGGCGCCGCCGCCTGCACGGCCGCCAGCTCGGCCGCCGCACCCAGCAGGAAGATCCGCCGCACCTCGACACCCCGGCCGCGCAGCACGTCCAGCGCGTCCGCGAGCCCGCACAGCATGCCCTCGAACGCGGCCCGCGCCAGATGCTCCGGCTTCATCGACTCCCGCCGCAGCCCCGCCAGCATGCCCGCCGTGTGCGGCAGATGCGGCGTCCGCTCGCCCTCCAGATAGGGCAGCAGCACCAGGCCGTGCGAGCCCGGCGTCGACTTCATCGCCAGGTCGGACAGAGCCTCCAGATCGGCCACGCCGAGGAGTTCGGCGGCGCCGCGCAGGGTGCGTACGGCGTTGAGGGTGGTGACGACCGGGAGGTGCATGCCGGTCGCGTCGGCCAGCGAGGTGATCATCCCGCTGCTGTCGACGAGCGCCTCGGGGTGCACCGCCATCACGGACCCGGAGGCGCCGAGCGACACCACCGCGTCGCCCAGCCCGATGCCGAGCCCGAAGGCGGCGGCCATGGTCTCGCCGGTCCCCGCGGAGATCAGCAGCCCCTCCGGCGTCGTACCGGCCGCTTCGGCGGGCCCGATCACCTCGGGCAGCATCGCCTGGTGGCCGAGCGCCAGCTCGACGAGATCGCTGCGGTAGTTCCCGGTCGCCGCCGACCAGTAGCCGGTGCCGGAGGCGCCGCCCCGGTCCGTGGTCCTTCTCACAGGCCGGCCGAGCAGCTGCCACACCAGCCAGTCGTGCGCCTGCAGGAGAACGGCGGCGCGTACGGAGTTCTCCGGCTCGGTCTTGGCGAGCCAGCGCAGCTTCGTCACCGGCTGCGCGGCCTGCGGCACACACCCCACGGCCTGCGCCCACGCCTCGCGTCCCCCCAGCGCGTCGATCAGATCGGCCGCCGCGACCTGCGCCCGCTTGTCGCCGCCGACCATCGCGGGGCGCACGGTGTTGCCCTGCGCGTCGAGCGGCACCACCGCGTTCTGCTGCGCCGACACGCCGATGGCCTGCACACCTTCGAGCAGCCCGCCGCCTGCCGCCTCACCGAGGGAGAGCAGCCAGGCCTGCGGATCGACGTCGGAGGGGCGCGCGGCACCGTCCGGCGAATCCACCGGGTGCGGGGCATACCCCTGCCTGAGCACGGCGCCTGTGTCCGCGTCGCAGACGACGATGCGAGTGAAATCGGGCGAACTGTCCAACCCGGCGACTATCCCCATGGCCCAAATTGTGCCGTAGCGCTGCGCCGGCTTGGGCCGTGGGCGTCGTAGGGGGTGCGTGCAGGATTCCGGGTGCGGGTTGTGTGGGGCTGCTCGCGCCACGCGGCGGAGCCGCAAATCGATACAGCCCCGCGCTCCTGGCGGCATGGCAGGGCCCGGCGCCGTGGAGGTGCCGATACCCCGAGCATCCGACAGGTCCCGTTACGTGTTGGTGGTGCCCCAGTCGTCCTCTGCGCCTCCGTTGTGGGCGCTGCGTTCGCGGAGCGAGCGGACTCGTTGGGCGACGGACTCGGGGACTCGCTCGCCCATCTTGTCGCTGACCGTGTGGTACGCCTTGCCGGCGAAGACGCGGCCCTGTTGTGCCGCCGTCTCCGCGGTGTTGCGGACGGCGGGGTTCTGCGCGACCTGGCGCGCGGACTTCTTGAGCTGCTCGTAGCGCTCGCGTCCGGCGCGTGTGCCGAGGACGTAACCGACGGCGAGTCCGATGACGAACGTGAGTCGGTAGCGCATGGCGGCCACCCTTCCCTTGCGTAGGTCCCTGGTGCGGCGTCGGCGCCGGGGGGAACCGATTGGCGGAGCACCCCCCTGCTTGCGCTAATGTATGTGTCGCAGCGAGCGCACGCCCCCTGGCGAATACCCAGGTAGGTACGTTCGATGCAAACGAGGCATTCCTCCGTAGCTCAATTGGCAGAGCAGCCGGCTGTTAACCGGCAGGTTACTGGTTCGAGTCCAGTCGGGGGAGCTCGGTCCTCCGTAGCTCAATTGGCAGAGCAGCCGGCTGTTAACCGGCAGGTTACTGGTTCGAGTCCAGTCGGGGGAGCATGCTGAAGAGGACCCCGATGGGGTCCTTTTTCATGTGTGATCACCTGTCGCGGGAACCGTGCAGGTCGTGGGGGAGTCCTTGAGGGCATGCGAAGTCGACCATACGAAGCAGGAGATCGTATGAGCGGCTATGCTGCGGCAGACGGCGCGCACACATGTACGCGACACGCCGCTATGGGGCGGTAGCTCAGCCGGTTAGAGCAGCGGACTCATAATCCGTCGGCCGTGGGTTCGAGTCCCACCCGCCCCACTCCGCGCCCTCGGCGCAGGATCGTTCT comes from the Streptomyces sp. NBC_00443 genome and includes:
- a CDS encoding NAD(P)/FAD-dependent oxidoreductase, whose amino-acid sequence is MVDADQTFVIVGGGLAGAKAAETLRAEGFTGRVILICDERDHPYERPPLSKGYLLGKEERDSVFVHEPAWYARNDIELHLGQTVDRIDRTAKTVRFGEDGTVVHYDKLLLATGAEPRRLDIPGTDLTGVHHLRRLAHAERLKGVLTSLGRDNGHIVIAGAGWIGLEVAAAAREYGAEVTVIEPEPTPLHGVLGPELGGLFAELHRERGVRFHFGRRLTEIVGQDGMVLAARTDDGEEHPAHDVLAAIGAAPRTSLAESAGLEIAHRAYGRGVVVDERLRTSDPDIYAAGDVASFPHALFDTRLRVEHWANALNGGPAAARAMLGRDVTYDRVPYFFSDQYDVGMEYSGWAPPGSYDEVVIRGDAGKREFIAFWVKDGRVLAGMNVNVWDVTDPIQQLIRSKAQVNTDALADPHIPLENLAP
- the dnaG gene encoding DNA primase; the protein is MAGRINDEDVKAVRDAVPIDAVVSEYLQLRNAGGGNLKGLCPFHDEKSPSFQVSPSKGFFHCFGCQEGGDTITFVMKVDHLSFSEAVERLAAQAGITLRYEEGGYNPSHQRGERIRLVEAHKIAAEWYAEQLASSPEADTGRIFLADRGFDQAAAVHFGVGYSPQGWDHLTRYLRGKGFTDKELLLSGLSQEGRRGPIDRFRGRLMWPIRDIGGDVVGFGARKLYEADNGPKYLNTPDTAIYKKSNVLYGIDLAKKDIAKSSRAVVVEGYTDVMACHLAGVTTAIATCGTAFGGDHIKILRRLLMDNGSARVIFTFDGDAAGQKAALRAFEDDQKFAAETYIAIAPDGMDPCELRLAKGDDAVADLAEPRTPLFEFALRQIVLRYDLDTPAGRAAALDEAAPIVARIKNSGAQHEVAVQLAGMLGILDTQFVVKRVAQLARWARDRGGRGPAPQSRDTRQYDAAPGPRTSGPALTLRNPVYATERELLKLALQRPELASPAFDAYGVDEFTAAPYAAVRQTIMDAGGAEYGIQDPQEYLVRVREAAPDDQVRAMVTELAVEPIMRRTVDEVYAGTVLVQVRRRAVERRIRDVQSQMTRLSTGGDPAQLAAVQNELWVLQQYDQALQGQGAAAL
- a CDS encoding ABC transporter ATP-binding protein; the protein is MAGPMGRMMAGGGPDQRSLDFKVSGRRLVAHFKPERVTIYALLVCVVVSVGLSVAGPKILGAATDLVFAGIVGRQFESGMSKEQVLAAMRERGDDRIADMLRSTDFTPGQGIDFGAVGNVLIFALIVFLVAGLLMAVATRLVNRAVNRTMFRMREDVQTKLSRLPLSYFDKSRRGEVLSRATNDIDNIGQTLQQSMGQLINSVLTIIGVLAMMFWVSWLLALVALVTVPLSFVVATRVGKRSQPHFVQQWRTTGKLNAHVEEMYTGHTLVKVFGRQEESAQQFAEQNEALYEAGFKAQFNSGVMQPLMLFVSNINYVLVAVVGGLRVASGSLSIGDVQAFIQYSRQFSMPLTQVASMANLVQSGVASAERIFELLDAEEQDADPVPGVRPEELRGRVALEGVSFRYDPEKPLIEDLSLTVEPGHTVAIVGPTGAGKTTLVNLLMRFYDVSSGRITLDGADIARMSRDELRAGIGMVLQDTWLFGGTIAENIAYGAARDVTRGEIEEAARAAHADRFIRTLPDGYDTVIDDDGSGVSAGEKQLITIARAFLSDPVILVLDEATSSVDTRTEVLIQKAMAKLAHGRTSFVIAHRLSTIRDADTILVMENGSIVEQGAHGELLAADGAYARLYKAQFAQAVAEVD
- a CDS encoding ABC transporter ATP-binding protein, whose protein sequence is MLIRLLRTYLRPYRKPIAWLVLLQFLQTCATLYLPTLNADIIDKGVVTGDTGYILSYGALMIGISLAQVVCNIGAVYYGARTAAALGRDVRAAVFDRVQSFSAREVGHFGAPSLITRTTNDVQQVQMLALMTFTLMVSAPIMCVGGIVLALGLDVPLSAVLVAVVPVLGISVTLIVRRLRPLFRTMQVRLDTVNRVLREQITGNRVIRAFVRDEYEQQRFRKANVELTEMATGTGKLLALMFPIVMTVVNLSSIAVVWFGAHRIDSGGMQIGDLTAFLAYLMQIVMSVMMATFMFMMVPRAEVCAERIQEVLDTSSSVVPPVAPVRELRRHGHLEIRGAGFRYPGAEEPVLKSIDLVALPGETTAVIGSTGSGKSTLLGLVPRLFDATDGRVLVDGEDVAAIDPQLLARTVGLVPQKPYLFAGTVATNLRYGNPDATDEELWQALEVAQAKEFVQRLEGGLNAPVSQGGTNVSGGQRQRLAIARTLVQRPEIYLFDDSFSALDYATDAALRAALGRETAEATVVIVAQRVATIRDADRIVVLDEGQVVGTGRHHELMADNETYREIVLSQLTEAEAA
- a CDS encoding xylulokinase, encoding MGIVAGLDSSPDFTRIVVCDADTGAVLRQGYAPHPVDSPDGAARPSDVDPQAWLLSLGEAAGGGLLEGVQAIGVSAQQNAVVPLDAQGNTVRPAMVGGDKRAQVAAADLIDALGGREAWAQAVGCVPQAAQPVTKLRWLAKTEPENSVRAAVLLQAHDWLVWQLLGRPVRRTTDRGGASGTGYWSAATGNYRSDLVELALGHQAMLPEVIGPAEAAGTTPEGLLISAGTGETMAAAFGLGIGLGDAVVSLGASGSVMAVHPEALVDSSGMITSLADATGMHLPVVTTLNAVRTLRGAAELLGVADLEALSDLAMKSTPGSHGLVLLPYLEGERTPHLPHTAGMLAGLRRESMKPEHLARAAFEGMLCGLADALDVLRGRGVEVRRIFLLGAAAELAAVQAAAPMLFGAQVVVPQPADYAAIGAARQAAWALGVSQGTLDPRTPPVWQGAAAQVLEPGEELAVGQAVRQQFVSVREQTHPGAFRA
- a CDS encoding YtxH domain-containing protein — encoded protein: MRYRLTFVIGLAVGYVLGTRAGRERYEQLKKSARQVAQNPAVRNTAETAAQQGRVFAGKAYHTVSDKMGERVPESVAQRVRSLRERSAHNGGAEDDWGTTNT